A section of the Paenibacillus yonginensis genome encodes:
- a CDS encoding LysR family transcriptional regulator yields the protein MNLLKLQILVLIEKYKKVTDVANELQLKQPTVTFHMKSLEEELGIPLYQNRSGRVWLSEAGKALYPYAQKMTALYSEAEKTLERFKRTGATVLRIGAEDIYSAALMRGLRDLGEKSPELQVEVRFAPEKELASLFAEGALDGMISEQNLAEKTGGSFDALFKDELVIICSRRHKWAELEVLPDQEIQQEKLVGYDVSSYLSSAALSWAGKRRLSLQYGTTVSSFAAAVQAVRLGIGAAFATRIAADGLEEQGKEIAVLPLPGTLPEKLGTMGLLHHGAEPPGLYLRELAAALKKK from the coding sequence TTGAATTTATTAAAATTACAAATTTTGGTGCTTATAGAGAAATACAAAAAGGTCACCGACGTTGCCAACGAACTTCAGCTCAAGCAGCCGACCGTAACCTTTCATATGAAAAGTCTCGAGGAAGAGCTTGGGATCCCTTTATATCAAAACAGAAGCGGCCGGGTGTGGCTGAGCGAAGCAGGAAAAGCACTGTATCCGTATGCACAGAAAATGACGGCTTTGTACAGCGAGGCGGAAAAAACGCTTGAGCGGTTCAAAAGGACAGGCGCAACCGTTCTCCGGATCGGTGCCGAAGATATCTATTCGGCGGCCCTGATGAGAGGGCTCAGGGATCTGGGAGAGAAGAGCCCCGAGCTGCAAGTGGAGGTTCGTTTTGCCCCTGAGAAGGAGCTGGCTTCGTTGTTTGCGGAGGGAGCGCTTGATGGGATGATCAGCGAGCAAAATTTGGCGGAAAAAACAGGGGGAAGCTTTGACGCGCTGTTTAAGGACGAGCTGGTCATCATCTGCAGCCGACGGCATAAATGGGCGGAACTGGAGGTTTTGCCCGATCAGGAAATCCAGCAGGAGAAGCTGGTGGGTTATGATGTTTCTTCTTATTTAAGCAGCGCCGCTTTGAGCTGGGCAGGAAAACGCAGGCTGAGCCTGCAATACGGAACGACCGTTTCATCGTTTGCGGCGGCGGTCCAGGCGGTCAGACTGGGCATAGGTGCTGCTTTTGCGACCCGAATAGCCGCAGACGGGCTCGAAGAACAGGGCAAAGAAATAGCAGTGCTCCCGCTGCCGGGAACACTGCCAGAGAAATTGGGTACTATGGGACTACTGCATCATGGCGCTGAGCCGCCGGGACTATATCTGCGGGAACTGGCCGCCGCCTTGAAGAAGAAATGA
- a CDS encoding alpha/beta hydrolase family protein has protein sequence MNIQIEALSPERLQVKPPLRQRMKARMAATYRYDTLFWQVSLFGLWAVVLAAFTLTALGLPTGFGTAADVLMFTAGGTIAMALCANAIALLLAIAGLPLPRLYLGAWLFTAGAVLTIFRYAGARWDVSTAVALFAACAGTLAGFTAGFLAKPRLRTRRRLAMSLLPAAACAVLLYLPLLHTSGSKPAEPDAVETAADGSAVIQAANPGLPGPAAYRYFTYGSGNDRHRDEYGQDAGLLSGSVDASAFISKWSKARTSFWGFDPQALPVNGRVWMPEGSGPFPLVLLVHGNHLMEDFSDEGYAYLGELLASRGFIAVSVDENFLNYSAWTGIPDNDMKVRAWLLLKHLQQIDQFAADSSTPFYNKVDFDRIGLVGHSRGGQAVAMAADPLRWFQRGDSLGNIDKFHIVSVAALAPTDKLVDNNQARLSNVNYFSLQGAQDGDVSDFYGDRQYSRATFDKGSSKFKATLYVDGANHSQFNTSWGHYDASFPNGILLSRSRIMDEDSQRQIAKVYVSAFMEATLHGQSEYTKLFQDYRNGLSWLPDTAYFNRYQDGRFTVLADYQEDRDKNTIRGGGTAEAYQVQLDEEQAKDRDNSTKNERGAVLEWPKAAQTQATEQTPRQATGQAKAPEQADSPDSSGPVSGEPSYTLHLRSAGNSSQFIYALSHSSGLSFSMANLNYQLQDTQTDTPDISLELVDANGEKARLPLADFMPVIPLPVSKFTINPWLNDKIEGGKYKEATEPVFQTYRVDFTPFAAQNPAFVPGQLVSIAFIFGEEPGKVMLSTIGLYLD, from the coding sequence ATGAACATTCAAATTGAAGCCTTATCCCCCGAACGCCTCCAGGTTAAACCGCCGCTCAGGCAGCGGATGAAAGCTCGGATGGCGGCTACTTACCGTTACGATACTTTATTTTGGCAGGTTTCGCTGTTCGGCCTTTGGGCCGTGGTGCTCGCGGCCTTCACTTTAACCGCTCTGGGGCTGCCCACCGGCTTCGGCACCGCAGCCGATGTGCTGATGTTTACGGCCGGCGGCACGATCGCCATGGCCCTCTGCGCCAATGCGATCGCCCTGCTGCTGGCGATCGCCGGCCTGCCCTTGCCCCGGTTATACCTCGGGGCATGGCTGTTCACCGCCGGAGCCGTGCTGACCATCTTCCGCTACGCGGGAGCCAGATGGGACGTGTCGACGGCGGTGGCCTTGTTCGCCGCGTGCGCCGGCACGCTTGCCGGCTTCACGGCCGGCTTCCTGGCCAAGCCGCGGCTGCGGACGCGCCGCAGGCTGGCCATGTCCCTGCTGCCGGCGGCTGCGTGCGCCGTGCTGCTTTATCTGCCGCTGCTGCATACCAGCGGCAGCAAGCCGGCCGAGCCGGACGCCGTGGAGACGGCGGCGGACGGCTCGGCCGTGATCCAAGCCGCCAATCCGGGGCTCCCCGGGCCGGCTGCTTACCGGTATTTCACCTATGGCAGCGGAAATGACCGCCACCGGGATGAATATGGCCAAGACGCCGGGCTGCTCTCGGGCTCCGTGGACGCCTCTGCGTTCATCTCGAAGTGGTCCAAAGCCCGGACTTCGTTCTGGGGATTTGATCCACAAGCCCTGCCGGTTAACGGCAGGGTCTGGATGCCGGAGGGCAGCGGTCCTTTTCCGCTTGTGCTGCTGGTTCACGGGAATCATTTGATGGAGGATTTCTCGGATGAAGGCTACGCTTATCTGGGCGAGCTGCTGGCCAGCCGCGGATTCATCGCTGTTTCGGTCGACGAGAATTTTCTGAATTACTCAGCCTGGACCGGAATTCCCGATAATGACATGAAGGTCAGAGCCTGGCTGCTGCTCAAGCATCTCCAGCAGATCGACCAATTTGCGGCTGACAGCAGCACTCCTTTTTACAATAAAGTTGATTTCGACCGGATTGGTCTGGTGGGCCACTCGCGTGGAGGCCAGGCTGTAGCCATGGCTGCGGACCCGCTGCGCTGGTTCCAGCGCGGGGATTCACTGGGGAATATCGACAAATTTCATATTGTCAGCGTGGCCGCACTTGCTCCAACCGACAAACTTGTGGACAATAATCAGGCCCGTCTCAGCAACGTCAATTATTTCTCCCTGCAGGGGGCCCAGGACGGCGATGTCAGCGACTTCTATGGGGATCGGCAATACAGCCGGGCCACCTTTGACAAGGGTAGCTCGAAATTCAAAGCAACTTTGTACGTCGACGGCGCGAATCACAGCCAGTTCAACACCAGCTGGGGGCATTATGACGCCAGCTTTCCAAACGGGATTCTGCTGAGCCGCAGCCGGATTATGGATGAAGACAGCCAGCGCCAGATCGCCAAGGTATATGTATCCGCCTTTATGGAAGCTACGCTGCACGGACAATCCGAATATACCAAGCTGTTCCAGGATTATCGGAACGGGCTGAGCTGGCTGCCGGATACGGCTTATTTCAACCGGTATCAGGATGGCCGCTTTACCGTGTTGGCCGATTATCAGGAAGACCGAGACAAGAATACGATTCGTGGAGGCGGTACGGCCGAAGCTTATCAGGTTCAGTTGGACGAGGAACAAGCGAAGGATCGCGACAATTCCACCAAAAATGAACGCGGGGCCGTGCTGGAGTGGCCGAAGGCGGCGCAGACGCAGGCAACAGAGCAGACACCAAGACAGGCAACAGGACAGGCGAAGGCGCCTGAGCAGGCGGACTCGCCGGATTCCTCCGGCCCCGTCTCCGGGGAACCTTCCTACACGCTTCATTTGCGGTCGGCCGGCAACAGCAGCCAGTTTATTTACGCTTTGTCCCATTCTTCCGGTTTGTCCTTCTCTATGGCAAATTTGAATTATCAGCTCCAGGATACACAAACAGACACCCCCGACATTTCGCTTGAGCTAGTGGATGCTAACGGGGAGAAAGCCCGCCTGCCGTTAGCGGATTTTATGCCCGTGATCCCTTTGCCGGTGAGCAAATTTACGATTAATCCGTGGCTGAACGACAAAATCGAAGGCGGCAAATACAAAGAAGCTACCGAGCCGGTTTTTCAAACCTACCGAGTGGATTTCACTCCTTTTGCAGCGCAAAATCCGGCTTTTGTTCCGGGACAGCTTGTCTCCATCGCCTTTATTTTCGGAGAGGAACCGGGCAAAGTGATGCTGAGCACAATTGGCTTGTATCTGGACTAG
- a CDS encoding GbsR/MarR family transcriptional regulator, whose translation MVQDPLTEEQQAIILKIRKRVIEHIGINMDLYGLTQSAGHLYGLLFFTGKPMTLDEMGSEMKMSKTSMSTAVRSMLDLRMVNKIWEKGSRKDLYEVEYDWHQTFLDYFAIRWKKAVESNLLAIQKGIKEADKCIQETDNKTFKTVLERDKEKLLEAKAYYHWLDRLIETMESGEIFNLVPR comes from the coding sequence ATGGTTCAGGACCCATTAACCGAAGAACAACAAGCTATTATTCTGAAGATACGGAAACGTGTCATTGAACATATAGGTATTAATATGGATTTGTACGGACTTACGCAATCGGCAGGCCATTTGTATGGGCTGTTATTTTTCACGGGCAAGCCTATGACCCTTGACGAAATGGGCAGTGAAATGAAAATGAGCAAAACGAGCATGAGCACCGCTGTCCGCAGCATGCTGGATTTGAGAATGGTGAATAAAATCTGGGAGAAAGGCTCCCGGAAGGATTTGTACGAGGTCGAATATGACTGGCACCAAACCTTTCTCGACTATTTTGCAATCCGCTGGAAAAAAGCTGTAGAAAGCAATCTGCTTGCGATCCAGAAAGGGATCAAGGAAGCGGACAAGTGCATTCAGGAGACGGACAACAAAACCTTTAAGACGGTGCTGGAGCGGGATAAGGAAAAGCTGCTGGAGGCCAAAGCGTATTACCACTGGCTGGACCGCCTGATCGAGACGATGGAAAGCGGGGAAATTTTTAATTTGGTGCCCCGATAG
- a CDS encoding quaternary amine ABC transporter ATP-binding protein, with protein sequence MAILELKQVSKLFGPHTEQGMKLLAEGWSKEKLAKEKHITVGVNQVSFDIKEGEIFVIMGLSGSGKSTLVRMLNRLIEPTGGQILVHGKDLMKMNREQLREVRRKTISMVFQKFALFPHRTVLENVEYGLEVQKVNKQERAEKAAQSLELVGLKGWEDKMPDELSGGMQQRVGLARALANDPEVLLMDEAFSALDPLIRRDMQDELLDLQDKMKKTIVFITHDLDEALRIGDRIALMRDGAVVQIGTPEEIMIHPANRYVERFVEDVDLSKVLTASHVMRRPETITLDRGPRVALELMRERGISNLFIIDRSKKLLGVITAEDASEAIRSKQSLEDIMIRETPTVSPDRVLNELFELTSTSKLPLAVVDEQNRLLGVIIRGALLGALAGGLELERRDDHASETTAI encoded by the coding sequence ATGGCTATATTGGAATTGAAACAGGTCAGCAAGCTGTTTGGCCCCCATACTGAACAGGGGATGAAGCTGCTTGCGGAAGGCTGGAGCAAGGAGAAGCTGGCCAAAGAGAAACACATCACGGTTGGCGTCAACCAAGTCAGCTTTGATATTAAGGAAGGCGAAATCTTTGTCATTATGGGATTGTCCGGCAGCGGCAAATCTACGCTGGTCCGGATGCTGAACCGGCTGATTGAACCGACCGGCGGGCAGATTCTGGTTCACGGCAAAGATCTGATGAAGATGAACCGGGAACAGCTGAGGGAGGTTCGCCGCAAGACAATCAGTATGGTTTTCCAGAAATTCGCTTTGTTCCCGCATCGTACGGTGCTTGAGAATGTTGAATATGGACTTGAGGTCCAGAAAGTAAATAAGCAGGAACGCGCAGAGAAAGCGGCGCAGTCGCTTGAGCTTGTCGGTCTTAAAGGCTGGGAAGACAAGATGCCGGATGAACTGAGCGGAGGTATGCAGCAGCGTGTGGGCCTGGCCCGCGCCCTGGCGAACGATCCCGAAGTGCTGCTGATGGACGAAGCGTTCAGTGCGCTTGATCCGCTGATTCGCCGCGATATGCAGGATGAACTGCTGGATCTGCAGGATAAAATGAAGAAGACGATCGTCTTTATTACCCATGATTTGGATGAGGCGCTGCGCATCGGCGACCGGATCGCCTTGATGAGAGACGGTGCTGTCGTACAGATTGGCACGCCTGAAGAAATCATGATCCATCCGGCCAATCGTTATGTGGAACGATTTGTGGAGGATGTCGATTTGTCGAAGGTGCTGACGGCTTCCCATGTGATGCGGCGTCCGGAGACTATAACTTTGGACCGTGGGCCGCGGGTAGCCTTGGAGCTCATGCGGGAGAGAGGGATCTCGAACCTCTTTATCATCGACCGCTCCAAAAAGCTTCTTGGCGTCATTACCGCGGAGGATGCTTCCGAGGCGATTCGCAGCAAGCAATCGCTGGAAGATATTATGATCCGGGAGACGCCGACCGTGTCTCCTGACCGTGTCCTGAACGAGCTGTTTGAACTGACAAGCACGTCCAAGCTGCCGCTTGCCGTCGTAGACGAACAGAACCGTCTGCTTGGGGTGATCATCCGCGGAGCATTGCTGGGCGCGCTTGCCGGAGGACTGGAACTGGAAAGGAGGGATGATCATGCTTCCGAAACTACCGCTATCTGA
- a CDS encoding glycine betaine ABC transporter substrate-binding protein gives MKFKKLKFRSVGLLAVSVVLVAGLAACNPDRNGASGTNNNAAEGGNAGTTANIGDQVKHQIIGIDPGAGIMKATAQAIQDYGLDNWQLVEGSGAAMTAALDKAIKNQDPIIITGWTPHWMFSKYDLKYLDDPKKVYGEAEEIHTIARKGLKEDEPTAYEFLDRFQWTDKQMGEIMTAIQEGQEPEAAAKAWADANEDVIAPWIEGLKPVDGKPLKLAYVAWDSEIASTNLLKYVLESKLGYKVTALQVEAGPMWTGVANGDADASVAAWLPLTHADYWNQFKDKLEDLGANMTGVKTGLVVPSYMDINSIEDLKDK, from the coding sequence ATGAAATTCAAGAAGCTGAAGTTCAGAAGTGTAGGTTTGCTGGCTGTTTCGGTTGTGCTTGTAGCGGGACTTGCCGCCTGTAATCCGGATCGCAACGGCGCCTCGGGAACGAACAATAACGCTGCCGAAGGAGGAAATGCCGGCACTACAGCTAACATTGGCGATCAGGTGAAGCATCAGATTATCGGGATCGATCCGGGCGCAGGCATCATGAAAGCAACGGCCCAGGCCATTCAAGATTACGGACTGGATAACTGGCAGCTGGTTGAAGGCTCCGGTGCCGCTATGACGGCTGCGTTAGACAAAGCGATTAAGAATCAGGACCCTATTATTATCACCGGCTGGACACCACACTGGATGTTCTCCAAATATGATTTGAAATATCTTGATGATCCAAAGAAAGTTTACGGTGAAGCTGAAGAAATTCATACGATCGCCCGCAAAGGCCTCAAAGAAGACGAGCCGACGGCTTACGAATTCCTGGACCGCTTCCAGTGGACCGACAAACAAATGGGTGAAATTATGACCGCCATCCAGGAAGGACAAGAGCCGGAAGCTGCTGCCAAAGCTTGGGCGGACGCCAATGAAGATGTCATCGCTCCTTGGATCGAAGGGCTTAAGCCTGTAGACGGCAAACCGCTGAAGCTGGCTTATGTCGCTTGGGATTCCGAGATTGCCAGCACAAACCTGCTGAAATATGTGCTGGAAAGCAAACTGGGCTACAAAGTAACCGCGCTGCAGGTTGAAGCTGGCCCAATGTGGACCGGTGTAGCAAATGGTGATGCTGATGCTTCGGTTGCCGCATGGCTGCCTTTGACGCATGCCGACTACTGGAACCAGTTCAAGGATAAGCTTGAAGACCTGGGCGCCAACATGACCGGCGTGAAGACAGGTCTGGTTGTACCGTCTTACATGGATATCAACTCTATCGAGGATTTGAAGGATAAATAA